From a region of the Lactuca sativa cultivar Salinas chromosome 4, Lsat_Salinas_v11, whole genome shotgun sequence genome:
- the LOC111914757 gene encoding uncharacterized protein LOC111914757: MTKVYGTGVFDFRRHRVAEYPVTVGGSDQAVPERPPESKPGTNLPSSITLVEIQRDRLTKIADANWSKTASNNDKPPFSAELVKEIYETELLVKEDKSGRMRRTVPLQRVMILEVSQYLENYLWPNFDPETSSFEHVMSMILMINEKFRENVAAWICFYDRKDIFKAFLERVLCLKEGKSLSIAEKTNYLLFMINAFQSLEDDIVSKKVMRLASLHCWHSLSFGRFQMELCLDNDLIDKWKRIAKKAKKAKKRGESFDMSVMLEVKFLRNFIEEFLEVLDSKVFYHDDDNEGSKVHGSEQINEASILYCERFMEFLIDLLSQLPTRRYFKALVADVAVVAKCHLSVLYRHEKGKLFAQLVDLLQYYEGFEIDDNTGKQMTDDDVLKAHYERFQAFQLLSFKKVPKLKELALANIGAIDRRADLSKKLSVLSPDELRDLVCSKLKLVSKNDPWTERVDFLIEVMVSFFEKQQSQKESINALPLYPNEQIMWDESLVPSINYSGEGCLALPKLNLQFLTLHDYLLRNFNLFRLESTYEIREDIQEAVPHLLAYTNNEGDPAFRGWSRMAVPIKEFKITEVKQPNIGEVKPSSVTAEVTFAISSYKAQIRSEWNALKEHDVLFLLCIRPSFEPLSAEEAENASVPQKLGLQFVRGCEIIEMRDEEGNLMNDFTGRIKRDEWKPPKGDLRTVTVALDTAQYHMDVTDIAEKGAEDVYGSFNILMRRKPKENNFKAILESIRDLMNETCIVPKWLHDIFLGYGDPSAAQWTNMPDLLETIDFKDTFLDADHVRECFSEYQLMFTNADGTENLNPGPPFRINIPRNLKGNTHALSGNEKSNSDSVDVKDFEEEKEKEKLIVEAYLPADPGPYPQDQPKQNSVRFTPTQVGAIISGIQPGLTMVVGPPGTGKTDTAVQILNVLYHNCPSQRTLIITHSNQALNDLFEKIMERDVPARYLLRLGQGEQELATDLDFSRQGRVNAMLVRRLELLSEVERLARSLQLPEDVGYTCETAGYFWLLHVYSRWEQFLASCNENQDKPSFVKDKFPFTEFFSNTPNPVFNGTSFEEDMRAAKGCFRHLKTVFQELDECRAFELLKSQVDRANHLMTKQAKIVAMTCTHAALKRKDFLHLGFKYDNLLMEESAQILEIETFIPMLLQRQEDGHARLKRCILIGDHHQLPPVVKNMAFQKYSHMDQSLFTRFVRLGIPYIELNAQGRARPSLAKLYNWRYRDLGDLPYVKENPFFHKANAGFGFDYQLVDVPDYHGKGESAPSPWFYQNEGEAEYLVSVYIYMRLLGYPANKISILTTYNGQKLLIRDVLNRRCAPYDFIGLPHKVATVDKFQGQQNDFILLSLVRTRFVGHLRDVRRLIVAMSRARLGLYVFCRRSLFEQCYELQPTFQLLLQRPDLLALNLHEVAPATDRSVEDTGPTHFVSGIDEMAGIVNFRMHQVYQARMIGNQFSDYSGEMGGAKTNEHDDDDDDMETDMQNVGNGEHEEAKEAETQMEVDEATQLETPPADGESMPTESGLNADDSVSVEATGVDKNETPL, encoded by the exons ATGACGAAAGTCTACGGAACTGGAGTGTTCGACTTCAGGCGCCACCGCGTTGCTGAGTACCCCGTTACCGTCGGTGGTTCCGACCAAGCAGTTCCGGAAAGGCCGCCGGAATCAAAACCAGGTACCAATCTGCCCAGCTCGATAACCCTTGTTGAAATCCAGCGGGACCGGCTCACTAAGATTGCCGATGCGAACTGGTCTAAAACGGCATCAAACAACGACAAACCTCCGTTTAGTGCGGAGCTTGTAAAGGAGATTTATGAGACGGAGTTGCTGGTTAAGGAGGACAAAAGTGGTAGGATGAGGAGAACGGTGCCGTTGCAGAGGGTTATGATTCTTGAAGTAAGTCAGTACTTGGAGAATTACCTATGGCCAAATTTCGATCCCGAGACTTCATCATTTGAGCATGTCATGTCAATGATTCTCATGATTAACGAGAAG TTTCGAGAAAATGTTGCTGCGTGGATATGCTTTTATGATAGGAAAGATATATTTAAGGCATTTCTTGAGAGGGTTCTCTGCTTAAAGGAG GGAAAAAGCTTGAGTATTGCAGAGAAGACAAATTACCTACTTTTCATGATTAATGCCTTTCAG AGTCTGGAGGATGATATAGTAAGCAAGAAAGTCATGAGATTGGCAAGCCTTCATTGCTGGCATAGTCTATCCTTTGGTCGTTTTCAG ATGGAGCTTTGTCTTGATAATGATCTGATAGACAAATGGAAAAGAATTGCAAAAAAAGCCAAGAAGGCAAAGAAACGAGGGGAATCTTTTGATATGTCAGTAATGCTAGAAGTGAAGTTCTTAAGGAATTTCATTGAAGAGTTTCTAGAGGTGCTTGATTCAAAGGTATTTTATCACGACGATGACAATGAAGGGTCCAAAGTTCATGggtctgaacaaatcaatgaagcTTCAATCTTGTATTGTGAGAGGTTTATGGAGTTCTTGATTGATCTTTTAAGCCAACTTCCAACCAGGAG ATACTTTAAGGCTCTTGTTGCTGATGTGGCGGTGGTTGCGAAATGtcatttgagtgttctttatagACATGAAAAAGGCAAGCTTTTCGCACAGCTAGTTGACTTGCTGCAGTATTATGAAGGTTTTGAAATCGATGACAACACAGGGAAACAAATGACAGATGATGATGTTCTTAAAGCCCATTATGAACGCTTTCAAGCTTTTCAGCTTCTTTCATTTAAAAAAGTACCCAAATTGAAAGAACTTGCACTTGCTAACATTGGAGCAATTGATAGGCGTGCTGATCTTTCAAAGAAATTATCTGTTCTTTCTCCTGATGAATTGCGTGACTTAGTCTGCAGTAAGCTAAAGTTGGTTTCAAAGAACGATCCATGGACTGAAAGAGTTGACTTTCTTATCGAAGTCATGGTCTCTTTTTTTGAGAAACAACAGTCTCAAAAAGAATCAATTAATGCTTTACCACTTTATCCAAATGAACAGATAATGTGGGATGAAAGTCTTGTCCCTAGTATCAACTACTCTGGTGAAGGCTGCCTTGCACTTCCTAAACTAAATTTACAATTTTTAACCCTTCATGATTACCTTTTAAGAAATTTTAATCTTTTTCGCCTCGAATCCACTTATGAAATCCGTGAGGACATTCAAGAAGCTGTTCCACATCTTCTTGCATACACCAACAATGAAGGGGACCCTGCTTTTCGTGGGTGGTCAAGAATGGCTGTTCCCATTAAAGAATTCAAAATCACTGAAGTGAAACAACCAAATATTGGTGAAGTAAAGCCCTCATCTGTAACTGCTGAGGTTACTTTTGCCATTTCAAGTTACAAAGCACAGAtaaggtctgaatggaatgcGTTAAAGGAACATGATGTGCTATTCTTGCTTTGTATTCGTCCTTCTTTTGAACCTTTAAGTGCTGAAGAAGCGGAAAACGCATCGGTCCCACAAAAACTAGGGTTACAATTTGTAAGAGGATGTGAGATTATTGAAATGCGTGATGAGGAAGGGAATTTAATGAATGATTTTACAGGTAGAATTAAGAGAGATGAATGGAAACCACCAAAAGGGGATTTGAGAACTGTGACTGTTGCTCTTGATACTGCTCAATATCATATGGATGTTACTGATATTGCTGAGAAAGGTGCTGAAGATGTTTATGGTAGTTTTAATATTTTGATGAGGAGGAAACCAAAAGAGAACAATTTCAAAGCAATATTGGAGAGTATTAGAGATCTCATGAATGAAACATGTATTGTTCCTAAATGGTTGCATGATATATTTTTGGGATATGGGGATCCTTCTGCAGCTCAATGGACTAATATGCCTGATCTTCTTGAAACCATTGATTTCAAAGACACGTTTCTTGATGCTGATCATGTTAGAGAATGTTTTTCAGAGTATCAGTTGATGTTTACAAATGCAGATGGCACTGAGAACTTGAATCCTGGCCCTCCATTTCGGATCAACATTCCTAGAAATCTTAAAGGAAATACTCATGCTCTTTCTGGAAATGAGAAGTCCAATTCAGATTCAGTTGATGTGAAGgattttgaagaagaaaaagaaaaagaaaaacttaTTGTTGAAGCTTACTTACCTGCTGACCCTGGTCCTTATCCTCAAGATCAGCCAAAACAAAACTCTGTTAGATTTACCCCTACACAG GTTGGAGCAATAATCTCAGGGATACAACCAGGATTAACAATGGTGGTGGGTCCACCTGGTACTGGAAAGACTGATACTGCAGTTCAGATACTGAATGTACTTTACCACAATTGCCCTTCTCAGAGGACATTAATCATCACCCATTCAAATCAAGCTCTGAAtgacctatttgaaaaaataatggAG aGGGATGTGCCAGCTCGTTATCTTCTTCGATTAGGTCAAGGGGAGCAAGAACTTGCAACAGATCTTGATTTCAGTCGTCAAGGGCGTGTGAATGCAATGCTTGTGAGACGTTTAGAGCTTCTTAGTGAAGTTGAAAGGCTTGCAAGATCTTTACAACTACCTGAAGATGTTGGTTACACCTGTGAGACAGCTGGCTACTTCTGGTTGCTCCACGTGTACTCACGTTGGGAACAGTTTCTAGCTTCTTGCAATGAAAATCAAGATAAGCCCTCGTTTGTCAAAGACAAATTTCCCTTCACTGAATTCTTTTCCAACACCCCAAATCCTGTTTTCAATGGAACATCATTTGAAGAAGACATGCGTGCTGCGAAAGGGTGTTTTCGTCATTTGAAAACCGTCTTCCAGGAGCTAGATGAATGCAGGGCGTTTGAGTTGCTGAAGTCACAAGTTGACAGAGCGAATCACCTCATGACAAAACAAGCAAAGATTGTGGCAATGACTTGTACACATGCAGCTTTAAAAAGAAAGGATTTTTTACACCTGGGATTCAAGTATGACAACTTGTTAATGGAAGAAAGCGCACAGATTCTAGAAATAGAAACTTTTATCCCGATGCtgcttcaaagacaagaagatggGCACGCGAGACTCAAACGCTGCATTCTGATTGGTGATCATCATCAACTGCCACCTGTCGTTAAAAACATGGCTTTCCAAAAATACAGCCACATGGATCAAAGCTTATTTACACGTTTTGTGAGGTTAGGAATCCCTTACATTGAGCTGAATGCACAAGGTAGAGCAAGACCGAGTTTAGCCAAGCTTTATAACTGGAGATATAGGGATTTAGGTGATCTTCCTTATGTTAAGGAAAATCCCTTTTTCCATAAAGCAAATGCTGGATTTGGTTTTGATTATCAGTTGGTGGATGTGCCTGATTACCATGGGAAAGGTGAGAGTGCTCCTTCTCCTTGGTTCTATCAAAATGAAGGGGAGGCTGAGTATCTTGTTAGTGTTTATATTTATATGCGGTTGTTGGGGTACCCTGCAAATAAAATATCAATCTTGACAACTTATAATGGTCAGAAGCTTCTCATACGCGATGTTCTTAATAGAAGATGTGCTCCTTATGATTTCATTGGCCTTCCACACAAG GTTGCAACGGTTGACAAGTTTCAAGGTCAACAGAATGATTTTATACTTCTGTCTCTTGTGAGGACACGATTTGTGGGGCATCTTCGTGATGTTAGAAGACTGATTGTTGCAATGTCACGTGCTCGATTGGGACTTTATGTGTTTTGTAGGAGGTCACTGTTTGAGCAGTGTTATGAACTGCAGCCCACTTTTCAGCTTTTACTCCAGAGGCCTGATTTGCTTGCACTCAATCTGCATGAGGTTGCACCTGCTACTGATCGTTCTGTTGAAGACACGGGGCCCACACATTTTGTGAGTGGGATCGATGAAATGGCTGGAATCGTTAACTTTAGAATGCATCAAGTGTATCAG GCGAGAATGATTGGCAACCAGTTTTCAGATTATTCTGGAGAAATGGGTGGTGCAAAAACAAATgagcatgatgatgatgatgatgatatggagACTGATATGCAGAATGTGGGAAATGGGGAACATGAAGAAGCAAAGGAGGCTGAAACACAGATGGAAGTTGATGAAGCAACACAACTTGAAACCCCTCCTGCAGATGGTGAAAGCATGCCCACTGAGAGTGGCTTGAATGCTGATGATAGTGTTAGTGTGGAAGCCACTGGGGTAGACAAAAATGAAACTCCTCTTTAG
- the LOC111914758 gene encoding putative hydrolase C777.06c has product MDVGGDFLENGHREQPHSALIFVGTGCSSAVPNAMCLIKPSDPPCKVCFQSLSTPPESNPNYRCNTSLLIDYSPSAGEHKYILIDVGKTFREQVLRWFTFHKIPQVDSIILTHEHADAVLGLDDIRSVQPFSPVNDIEPTPIFLNQHAMESLKVKFPYLLQRKLKAGEEVRRVAQLEWKIIENDSKKPFVASGLEITPFPVMHGEDYICLGFLFGKNSKVAYISDISRFIEDTELCISKSAGQQLDLLILDTLYKNGSHNTHFCFPQSLEAIKRLQPKRAFLIGMTHEFDHHKDNEFLRDWSKREGIPVQLAHDGLRIPIHL; this is encoded by the exons ATGGACGTCGGCGGTGACTTTTTGGAGAACGGCCATCGCGAGCAACCTCATTCAGCATTGATCTTTGTAGGTACTGGTTGTTCGAGTGCTGTCCCCAACGCAATGTGTCTGATCAAACCATCGGATCCACCTTGTAAAGTCTGCTTCCAGTCCTTATCGACTCCACCTGAATCTAACCCTAATTACAG GTGCAATACATCTCTTCTGATTGATTATAGTCCAAGTGCTGGGGAACATAAGTACATACTAATTGATGTGGGAAAGACATTCAGGGAGCAAGTCCTCCGGTGGTTTACTTTCCATAAGATCCCTCAAGTTGATTCT ATTATTTTGACTCATGAACATGCGGATGCAGTTCTTGGTCTTGATGACATCCGTTCAGTGCAACCATTCAGTCCAGTAAACGACATTGAACCTACACCTATTTTCCTAAATCAACATGCAATGGAAAG CTTAAAAGTGAAATTTCCTTACCTATTACAAAGGAAGCTCAAAGCTGGTGAAGAAGTTAGACGTGTAGCACAACTTGAGTGGAAAATAATTGAGAATGATAGTAAGAAACCATTTGTTGCATCCGGACTAGAAATCACACCCTTTCCA GTGATGCATGGGGAGGATTATATTTGTTTAGGTTTTTTGTTTGGAAAAAATAGCAAAGTAGCTTATATATCTGATATTTCACGCTTTATAGAAGACACTGAACTTT GTATATCGAAAAGTGCAGGTCAACAACTAGATCTTCTTATACTGGATACACTTTATAAG AATGGATCCCATAATACACATTTTTGCTTCCCACAG TCTCTGGAAGCCATTAAAAGATTGCAACCAAAGAGAGCATTTCTTATTGGAATGACTCATGAGTTTGATCACCATAAAGATAATGAATTCCTTCGGGATTGGTCTAAAAG AGAAGGAATTCCAGTTCAGCTTGCACATGATGGTTTGAGGATACCTATACATCTTTAA